One part of the Patescibacteria group bacterium genome encodes these proteins:
- the topA gene encoding type I DNA topoisomerase, with product MPLIIVESPTKAKTISKFLDKKYQVESSFGHIRDLPKSEMGIDIENNFTPRYIVPSAAKKTVSNLKKLAAKADKVILASDEDREGEAIAWHLAEILNLDEKKTERLVFHEITKDAITEALKNPRHLDHHLVDAQQARRVLDRLVGYELSPFLWKKVARGLSAGRVQSVAMRLIVEREKEIKAFISQDYWSLSAELASAQDKAKRFNANLYKINSKTFDKLEISQERADDLEKDLQQADYKIAKIEKKKLNKNAPAPFTTSTLQQSANRMLGYSAKQTMTIAQKLYEQGYITYMRTDSLNLSQKFLSEAKDYLEKNLGADYSLKQAKIFKNKSKNVQEAHEAIRPTEAFNSPEKIQTKIDKGFFRLYQLIWQRALASQMPPAVLDATVIDVEAKNKDKYILRATGQTLNFPGYLKIYPEKTTEQELPTLKEKDQLKLIKLQKEQHTTKPPARYSDAGLVKEMEKHGIGRPSTYAPTIATIIARNYVVRDEAKKLAPTDIAFVVEDVLTKHFPEIIDYKFTAKMENDLDEIANGDKKWQPVIQTFYNKFHDNLSNKYVELNKQDIMPEEKSEEVCDKCGSAMVVKTGRYGKFLACSNFPACRNIKKNNTGSNGSGISDDKHLQELQEKYQGLACDKCGADMVVKNGKFGYFLACSAYPKCKNIKNLDAKGGEAKDIPCPACGEGKIVKKFSRRGAFYACNNYPNCKNAYWGEPTGEKCPDCGALLVKEKTGKIKCSDRSCGHEE from the coding sequence ATGCCTTTAATTATAGTCGAATCACCAACTAAAGCGAAAACTATCAGCAAATTCTTAGACAAGAAATACCAGGTCGAATCCTCATTCGGCCATATTCGCGATTTGCCGAAAAGCGAGATGGGAATTGATATCGAGAATAATTTCACCCCTCGTTATATAGTCCCTAGCGCCGCCAAAAAAACTGTTAGCAACCTAAAAAAATTAGCGGCTAAAGCCGACAAGGTTATTCTAGCTTCCGATGAAGACCGCGAAGGCGAAGCGATTGCTTGGCATTTAGCGGAAATCCTAAATTTAGACGAAAAAAAGACAGAACGCCTCGTCTTCCATGAGATAACTAAAGATGCTATTACCGAGGCTCTGAAGAATCCCCGTCATTTAGATCACCATTTAGTCGACGCCCAACAGGCGCGTCGCGTACTAGACCGCCTAGTCGGCTACGAGCTGTCTCCTTTTCTCTGGAAAAAGGTGGCCCGGGGCCTATCAGCAGGCCGAGTCCAAAGTGTGGCCATGCGCTTGATCGTCGAAAGAGAAAAAGAAATAAAAGCTTTTATTTCTCAAGATTATTGGAGCCTGAGTGCTGAATTAGCCTCCGCTCAAGATAAGGCCAAACGCTTTAACGCTAATTTGTATAAAATAAATAGTAAAACTTTTGATAAGCTGGAAATCAGCCAAGAACGAGCTGATGATTTAGAAAAAGACTTACAGCAAGCTGATTATAAGATTGCTAAAATAGAAAAGAAAAAACTTAATAAAAATGCACCCGCTCCTTTTACGACCTCAACATTGCAGCAAAGCGCTAATCGGATGCTCGGTTATAGTGCCAAGCAAACTATGACCATCGCGCAAAAATTATACGAACAGGGATATATCACCTATATGCGCACCGACTCGTTGAACCTGTCCCAAAAATTCTTAAGTGAGGCTAAAGACTATTTGGAAAAAAACCTAGGAGCAGACTATAGCTTGAAACAAGCCAAGATTTTCAAAAACAAAAGCAAGAACGTCCAAGAGGCCCACGAAGCTATCCGTCCCACTGAAGCTTTTAACTCGCCCGAAAAAATCCAAACCAAGATCGACAAAGGGTTTTTCCGTCTCTACCAATTGATCTGGCAAAGGGCCTTAGCCAGTCAGATGCCTCCTGCCGTCCTCGATGCCACCGTCATTGACGTTGAGGCGAAGAATAAAGATAAATATATCTTGCGCGCTACCGGCCAAACCCTTAACTTTCCTGGCTACCTCAAAATCTACCCGGAAAAAACCACCGAACAGGAATTACCGACTCTTAAAGAGAAAGACCAACTAAAACTGATCAAACTGCAAAAAGAACAGCACACTACCAAACCGCCCGCTCGCTACAGCGATGCTGGCTTGGTTAAAGAAATGGAAAAGCACGGTATTGGCCGGCCGTCTACCTACGCTCCGACGATTGCCACGATCATTGCTAGGAACTATGTAGTTAGGGATGAAGCGAAAAAATTAGCTCCCACCGATATCGCTTTCGTGGTTGAAGACGTGCTCACCAAGCATTTCCCCGAAATCATCGACTATAAATTCACCGCTAAAATGGAGAATGACTTAGATGAAATCGCTAATGGTGATAAGAAATGGCAGCCGGTTATACAAACTTTCTACAATAAATTCCACGATAACTTAAGCAACAAGTACGTGGAACTTAATAAACAAGATATTATGCCAGAAGAAAAATCTGAGGAGGTGTGCGACAAATGCGGTTCGGCCATGGTCGTCAAAACCGGGCGTTATGGCAAATTCTTAGCCTGCTCTAATTTCCCGGCTTGCCGCAATATCAAAAAAAATAATACAGGCTCGAATGGTTCTGGAATAAGTGACGACAAACACTTACAGGAACTGCAAGAAAAATACCAGGGCTTGGCCTGCGATAAATGTGGCGCTGACATGGTAGTCAAAAATGGAAAATTCGGTTATTTTCTGGCTTGCTCGGCCTATCCTAAATGTAAAAACATCAAGAACCTTGATGCTAAAGGCGGTGAGGCTAAAGATATTCCTTGCCCGGCCTGTGGCGAGGGAAAAATTGTTAAAAAATTTAGCCGTCGCGGCGCCTTCTATGCTTGTAATAATTACCCGAATTGCAAAAACGCCTATTGGGGGGAACCGACAGGCGAAAAATGCCCAGATTGCGGGGCTTTATTGGTTAAGGAAAAAACTGGAAAAATAAAATGTAGCGACCGATCCTGCGGACACGAGGAATAA
- the pheT gene encoding phenylalanine--tRNA ligase subunit beta, protein MLLSINWLKDFVKLPKSISPFELRDKLTMHTVEVEGITDLAKRYDRVIVGKVLSVEPHPNADRLRLTKVDVRSEVLEIVCGAPNVAVGQLVPVALVGAQLPNGLEIKESEIRGVKSRGMICAEDELGLGHDHSGIMVLDRAKIGQEFSAYLNHDDIILEIDNKSLSNRSDLWGQYGLAREVATIFDLKLKPYSDFIDLELKLEAKEKLSLKIEDAKLCPRYQAIKIDGIKIQESPAWLKDRLLAVGLKPINNVVDLTNYVMWELGQPLHAFAADNIKQIVVRRAKRQESLVTLDEVERHLSEDMLLVTDGKKPLAIAGVMGGLESGIKAETRSIILESANFEPVSIRKTSSTLGLRTEASMRFEKGLDPNLSDLAWRRFIFLLKQVCPDMVLGSQLSESASFNLYLGPVQFSHDWLCQRLGFKIDKKKIIHILEKLGFSVSVSHNEFSALIPTWRAAKDVSSKEDILEEVARIYGYDNIEAVWPVVQLRPPLALTENELERQVQDILAKENHFTEIYNYSFVNETQLKKLNLDWSNNLRLVNPISEQHTLLRQNLLVGLLNNVRTNQFNYEEIALFEIGRVFKPLSGTINKDNNGEFLPYQDKFLALLIASNQGDSFANLKGRVNNFLQSLLGQGLETNFLPLEEETPWASKGLAAKVCVGNVSLGLIARVSEDRAGDFGLKKACSVAEIDWRSLHDLFLQAKNKKYEEPARYPALTRDLAFVIPQKVLYNEIREEIKNFSELIVRVELFDVYSGSKLASNLKSLAFHLSYQSPERTLKASEVDELQSRLVSHLENKFEAQLRNF, encoded by the coding sequence ATGTTATTATCCATTAATTGGCTGAAGGATTTTGTAAAATTGCCAAAATCGATCAGTCCGTTCGAATTGAGAGACAAACTAACGATGCACACGGTTGAAGTTGAGGGTATTACCGATCTCGCTAAGCGGTATGACAGGGTTATCGTCGGCAAGGTTTTATCAGTTGAACCCCATCCTAATGCTGATCGTCTACGCTTGACTAAAGTTGATGTCCGCTCAGAGGTTTTGGAAATAGTTTGTGGCGCCCCTAATGTCGCGGTTGGCCAATTAGTGCCGGTCGCTTTAGTGGGCGCGCAGCTACCGAATGGCCTAGAGATCAAAGAGTCAGAAATCAGGGGCGTCAAATCAAGAGGTATGATTTGTGCTGAAGATGAGCTCGGCTTAGGTCATGATCATTCCGGGATAATGGTTTTAGACAGAGCAAAAATTGGCCAAGAATTTTCTGCTTATTTAAATCATGATGATATTATTCTAGAGATAGACAATAAGTCTTTATCAAATCGGAGTGACCTTTGGGGTCAATACGGCCTAGCTCGTGAGGTGGCTACTATTTTTGATTTAAAGTTAAAGCCCTATAGTGATTTTATCGATCTTGAACTTAAGTTGGAAGCGAAAGAAAAGCTTAGTTTAAAAATTGAAGATGCAAAACTTTGTCCAAGATATCAGGCGATTAAGATTGATGGCATCAAGATTCAAGAATCTCCAGCTTGGCTCAAGGATCGCCTTCTCGCCGTTGGTCTCAAGCCCATTAACAATGTAGTCGACTTAACCAACTATGTGATGTGGGAGCTGGGCCAGCCTTTGCATGCTTTTGCGGCTGATAATATCAAGCAAATTGTTGTTCGCCGGGCTAAACGCCAGGAAAGCTTAGTCACCCTAGACGAGGTCGAGCGCCATTTGAGCGAGGATATGCTTCTTGTCACCGACGGCAAGAAACCACTCGCTATTGCCGGAGTTATGGGGGGCTTGGAGAGCGGCATCAAAGCGGAAACACGAAGCATCATCTTGGAATCGGCGAATTTCGAACCAGTTTCTATTCGAAAGACTTCTTCTACCCTAGGTTTACGGACTGAAGCCTCGATGCGCTTTGAGAAAGGTCTGGACCCCAATTTAAGCGATTTAGCCTGGCGTCGTTTCATATTCTTATTAAAACAAGTTTGCCCCGATATGGTTCTAGGCAGCCAATTAAGCGAATCAGCCAGCTTCAACCTTTATCTAGGACCAGTCCAATTTAGCCATGATTGGCTGTGTCAGCGCTTAGGATTTAAGATAGATAAGAAAAAAATTATTCATATCTTGGAAAAGCTTGGTTTTAGTGTTAGCGTCTCTCATAATGAATTTTCCGCTCTGATTCCGACCTGGCGGGCCGCTAAAGATGTTTCTAGCAAAGAAGATATTTTAGAAGAAGTCGCCCGGATTTATGGTTATGATAACATCGAAGCGGTTTGGCCGGTAGTACAGCTAAGACCACCCTTAGCGCTGACTGAGAATGAATTAGAAAGGCAGGTTCAAGATATTTTAGCTAAAGAAAATCATTTTACAGAGATTTATAATTATTCTTTCGTGAATGAAACCCAGCTGAAGAAATTAAACCTTGATTGGTCTAACAATCTTCGCTTGGTTAATCCTATTTCCGAACAACACACTCTTTTGCGTCAGAACCTTTTGGTGGGCTTATTAAATAATGTCCGCACCAACCAGTTCAATTATGAAGAGATTGCCCTGTTTGAGATCGGCCGGGTTTTTAAGCCTTTAAGCGGGACGATCAATAAAGATAATAATGGAGAGTTCTTGCCATATCAGGATAAATTTTTAGCTCTACTAATAGCAAGTAACCAAGGAGATTCTTTTGCTAATCTCAAGGGTCGCGTCAATAACTTTTTACAAAGTCTATTAGGGCAAGGCTTAGAGACTAATTTTTTGCCACTCGAAGAAGAGACTCCTTGGGCCAGCAAGGGTTTAGCCGCTAAGGTATGTGTCGGAAATGTCTCTTTAGGTTTGATAGCTCGGGTCAGCGAAGATCGGGCTGGTGATTTCGGTTTGAAAAAAGCCTGCTCAGTAGCTGAAATTGATTGGCGCAGTTTGCACGACCTATTTCTACAAGCTAAGAATAAAAAATATGAAGAGCCAGCCCGTTATCCGGCTTTGACTCGCGATTTAGCTTTTGTGATTCCGCAAAAAGTATTGTATAATGAAATCAGGGAAGAGATTAAGAACTTTAGTGAACTGATCGTCCGGGTAGAGCTTTTTGATGTTTATAGTGGTTCGAAATTAGCTAGCAATCTTAAGAGTTTGGCCTTCCATCTAAGCTACCAGTCGCCAGAGAGAACCCTGAAAGCCAGCGAAGTCGATGAGTTGCAATCCCGTCTAGTCAGCCATTTAGAAAATAAGTTTGAGGCGCAGTTGAGAAATTTCTAG
- the pheS gene encoding phenylalanine--tRNA ligase subunit alpha, translated as MKNKLQALREEFLVRLEEAKNHELLKELELTYLSRKGRLSTLMHGLGELSTDLRKEVGELANNIKNELEAKFNEAKRLVQGERPGQDFIDVTLPGPKFSRGSLHPLTQTKRELEDLFASLGFMSLDGPELESDYYNFEALNIPPHHPARDMQDTFYVDLKNKQGVYDLVMRTQTSNTQVRAIQKYGAPLRAIIPGRTYRSEATDARHEHTFYQLEGLMIDKNINFGHLKNLMELVGQRLYGPNTKLRMRPKFYPFVEPGSNGEYTCFLCGGQGCRVCKYSGWLEIVGCGLIHPSVLRAGGLDPEEYSGLAFGFGLNRLAMLKYGIDDIRLFNSGDLRFLEQF; from the coding sequence ATGAAGAATAAATTACAAGCTCTGAGAGAGGAATTCTTGGTTCGCCTAGAAGAAGCGAAAAATCATGAACTCCTTAAGGAGCTGGAGCTTACATATTTGTCTCGTAAAGGACGTTTAAGCACCTTGATGCACGGCTTGGGCGAACTAAGCACCGATCTAAGGAAGGAAGTCGGGGAGTTGGCCAACAATATAAAAAATGAATTGGAGGCGAAGTTTAATGAAGCTAAACGCTTAGTCCAAGGCGAACGCCCAGGTCAAGATTTTATTGACGTTACCCTGCCTGGCCCCAAGTTTTCTCGAGGGTCGCTGCATCCTTTGACTCAAACAAAGAGGGAGCTAGAAGACTTGTTTGCTTCTTTAGGGTTTATGTCTCTAGATGGTCCGGAGCTCGAAAGCGATTATTATAACTTTGAAGCCCTTAATATTCCGCCGCATCATCCGGCTCGCGATATGCAAGATACTTTTTATGTGGACCTTAAGAATAAGCAGGGTGTTTATGACTTGGTGATGAGGACTCAGACCTCTAATACCCAAGTGAGGGCTATCCAAAAGTATGGAGCGCCTTTAAGAGCGATAATTCCTGGCCGCACCTATCGTAGCGAGGCCACTGATGCTCGCCATGAGCACACTTTTTATCAGCTTGAAGGCTTGATGATTGATAAGAATATCAATTTCGGCCACCTGAAGAATTTAATGGAGTTAGTCGGCCAAAGGCTTTATGGCCCGAATACTAAATTAAGGATGCGGCCTAAGTTTTACCCTTTTGTCGAGCCTGGTTCTAACGGTGAATACACTTGTTTTCTATGTGGGGGCCAGGGTTGCCGGGTTTGCAAATACAGCGGTTGGTTGGAGATCGTCGGCTGCGGGCTTATCCATCCCAGCGTTTTACGGGCCGGAGGCTTGGATCCTGAGGAATATTCTGGCTTGGCCTTTGGCTTTGGCTTGAACCGTTTGGCGATGCTTAAATACGGGATCGATGATATCCGCTTGTTTAATAGTGGAGATTTAAGATTTTTAGAACAATTCTAA
- a CDS encoding valine--tRNA ligase, with protein MKAEFNKVYNPQDYEAKIYKQWEESGLFNPDNLNLEPGAPSYTIILPPPNITDKLHVGHSMMLAIEDLLIRYYRLKSYRTLWLPGTDHAAIATQNVVEKKLLAEKCLSRHALGRDKFLAEVSKFVEVTQATILNQTRKMGASLDWSRLAFTLDDSRQEAVRKMFKDMYEAGVIYRGERIVNWCPRCHSTLADDEVEHKEQSAKLYTFKYGPDFPISISTTRPETKLGDTAVAVNPKDPRYQEYIGQSFKVNFVGQELDIKIIADHNVEMEFGTGALGVTPAHSLIDWQMAENNDLPVIKVINEEGQINKDFGDYAGLDAKAAGEAIILNLKAAGLLEKEEEVMNNLSVCYRCGTAIEPLPSQQWFVGVDRPVAKLGGQSLKAVAREVALNGQITFIPARFKQRYLDWMASLHDWCISRQIWFGHRIPVWYQGDKIAVGEMPASGNWEQDPDTLDTWFSSGMWTFSTLGWPESFSEHKKTGDLARFHPTQVLETGSEILTLWVSRMIMMSLFALQEIPFEKVYLHGTVLDKNGKKMSKSKGNGVDPVDMIEKYGTDALRLSLLMGSTPGNATRFSEDKAEAKRNFVNKLWNISRYILGSVSEDSHKTPIDKTPLSRTAADEWILFNLKSCVERVDIYLKNYEFSLAAEALEDFTWNKLADWYLEMAKVEKNKDEILVYLLKNVLILWHPFIPFVTEAIWSHFNDSLLMVAAWPQSNDWKDDRNSEAAELSISRVIEIIQSIRDARSQNRVEPAKKVVGKVFSPDDQDLIESQSELIKSLKTGISDLEFIKERLDDDSAIKVISRGTEIYLLGAVDREKELARLGKEKANLERLVNATQAKLANTEFQANAPREIVAQEESKLAIYQQELEKINQSLK; from the coding sequence ATGAAAGCTGAATTTAACAAGGTCTATAATCCTCAGGATTATGAGGCTAAAATCTACAAACAATGGGAAGAATCCGGGCTGTTTAATCCGGATAATTTGAACCTTGAACCAGGGGCGCCTTCTTATACCATCATCCTGCCTCCTCCTAACATTACGGATAAATTACACGTTGGCCATAGCATGATGTTAGCCATCGAAGATCTGCTAATCCGTTATTACCGTTTGAAATCATATCGGACGCTTTGGTTGCCAGGCACGGATCATGCGGCTATCGCCACCCAAAACGTGGTTGAAAAAAAATTGTTAGCCGAGAAGTGCTTGAGCCGTCACGCCTTAGGTCGGGATAAATTTTTAGCCGAAGTAAGTAAATTCGTAGAAGTTACCCAAGCGACGATTTTAAACCAAACTAGGAAAATGGGGGCCTCTTTGGATTGGTCCCGCCTGGCTTTTACCCTCGACGACTCCCGGCAAGAGGCAGTCCGAAAAATGTTTAAAGACATGTATGAGGCGGGGGTTATTTACCGCGGAGAGAGGATAGTCAATTGGTGCCCACGCTGTCACTCCACCCTGGCGGATGATGAAGTCGAGCATAAGGAGCAAAGCGCTAAGCTTTATACTTTTAAGTATGGCCCCGATTTTCCTATCAGTATTTCCACTACCCGACCGGAGACTAAATTGGGTGACACCGCGGTGGCGGTCAATCCCAAGGACCCGCGTTATCAGGAATATATCGGTCAGAGTTTTAAAGTGAATTTTGTCGGCCAGGAGCTCGATATAAAAATTATCGCTGATCACAATGTTGAGATGGAATTCGGCACCGGGGCTTTAGGGGTGACTCCGGCCCATTCTTTAATTGATTGGCAGATGGCTGAGAATAATGATTTGCCGGTCATAAAAGTAATTAACGAAGAAGGCCAGATAAACAAGGATTTTGGTGATTATGCCGGCTTAGATGCCAAGGCAGCTGGAGAAGCGATCATTTTAAATCTTAAAGCCGCCGGCTTATTAGAAAAAGAAGAAGAGGTTATGAATAATTTGTCGGTTTGCTATCGCTGCGGAACCGCTATCGAACCCTTGCCCTCTCAGCAATGGTTCGTTGGTGTTGATCGGCCGGTAGCTAAGCTCGGGGGACAAAGCTTAAAAGCAGTGGCCCGAGAAGTGGCACTTAATGGACAAATCACATTTATTCCCGCTCGTTTCAAACAGCGTTATTTAGATTGGATGGCCAGCCTGCATGATTGGTGCATCTCTCGCCAAATTTGGTTCGGCCATCGTATCCCAGTCTGGTATCAAGGCGATAAGATAGCGGTGGGCGAGATGCCAGCTTCAGGTAATTGGGAACAGGATCCAGATACTCTGGATACTTGGTTCTCTTCGGGGATGTGGACTTTTTCCACTTTAGGTTGGCCGGAGAGCTTTTCTGAACATAAAAAAACGGGCGACTTAGCGCGTTTTCATCCCACTCAGGTTTTAGAGACTGGTTCGGAAATATTAACCCTTTGGGTTTCCAGAATGATCATGATGTCCTTATTTGCCCTACAAGAGATTCCTTTTGAAAAGGTTTATCTTCATGGTACGGTTTTGGACAAGAACGGCAAAAAGATGTCTAAATCCAAAGGTAATGGTGTTGATCCGGTAGATATGATTGAAAAATATGGCACTGACGCCCTGCGCCTCTCCCTGCTTATGGGATCGACTCCAGGGAATGCTACCCGTTTCAGTGAAGATAAGGCCGAAGCTAAGAGAAATTTTGTTAATAAGCTTTGGAATATTTCCCGTTATATCTTGGGTAGCGTTTCTGAGGATTCTCATAAGACCCCGATTGACAAAACTCCTCTATCTAGAACGGCTGCTGACGAGTGGATTTTGTTTAATCTTAAGTCATGCGTTGAGCGCGTTGATATTTATCTGAAAAATTATGAGTTTTCTTTAGCCGCTGAAGCCCTGGAAGATTTTACCTGGAATAAGCTAGCAGATTGGTATTTAGAGATGGCCAAAGTTGAAAAGAATAAAGACGAAATTCTCGTTTATCTCTTAAAGAATGTGCTAATCCTGTGGCATCCTTTTATTCCTTTCGTTACCGAGGCAATCTGGAGTCATTTTAACGATTCTCTTTTGATGGTGGCGGCCTGGCCGCAAAGCAATGATTGGAAAGATGATAGGAACTCAGAAGCAGCTGAATTATCTATAAGTCGCGTTATCGAGATTATCCAGAGCATTAGGGACGCTCGCAGCCAGAATCGGGTAGAGCCGGCGAAAAAGGTGGTGGGAAAGGTTTTTAGCCCTGATGATCAAGATTTGATTGAATCGCAGTCAGAGCTTATTAAAAGCTTGAAGACGGGTATCAGCGATCTGGAGTTTATAAAAGAAAGACTAGATGATGATAGTGCCATCAAAGTGATTAGTCGGGGAACGGAAATTTATTTGTTAGGAGCCGTAGACCGTGAAAAAGAGTTGGCGCGTTTAGGAAAAGAGAAAGCCAATTTAGAAAGGCTAGTTAATGCCACCCAGGCCAAACTAGCTAATACCGAATTCCAAGCTAACGCCCCCAGAGAGATAGTTGCTCAAGAGGAAAGCAAATTAGCCATCTACCAACAAGAGCTAGAGAAAATAAATCAATCGCTTAAATAA
- a CDS encoding DHH family phosphoesterase: MLNQEQQIFKQIEKANNIIIVFPKIADGDVLACALAWLLFLKKLDKKVEIVGGQPLSLKTWSFLPGSSEIKENIDNLRNFIVSLDIKNAKVGQIKYLVENNQLNFIISPKSGWFTPEDVSASASGFKHDLILSLGTADLESLGDAYDQNVEFFYKTTIINIDNHPDNEEYGQINFIDLNSLSLTEASFHLFKAYQEKNIDEDIATCLLAGIIAKTKNFKTPNLTPRILLNSSDLINLGARREEITDRLYRSKGLNVLKLWGRALETLQAEAGNHLIWSILNKENLPPNYNPENDLNDIIDELIINIPEAKIIIAFYPGDNDNESRALVYSVKNIDLKEIFKNYEPEGRIKSVKIKINHELTKASEEITELAKKALVKIV, from the coding sequence ATGCTCAACCAAGAACAGCAAATCTTCAAACAAATAGAGAAAGCTAATAATATCATTATCGTCTTCCCTAAAATAGCGGATGGCGACGTCTTGGCTTGTGCCCTGGCCTGGCTTCTATTTCTAAAGAAACTAGACAAAAAAGTGGAAATAGTTGGGGGACAGCCTCTCTCCCTCAAAACCTGGTCATTCCTACCTGGGTCAAGCGAAATTAAAGAGAACATTGATAACCTAAGGAACTTTATCGTGTCTTTGGATATAAAGAATGCCAAAGTCGGACAAATCAAATATCTAGTAGAAAACAACCAGCTTAACTTCATCATTTCGCCTAAATCTGGCTGGTTCACGCCAGAAGATGTCTCCGCTTCGGCCAGCGGTTTCAAGCATGATTTGATCTTGAGCCTAGGAACGGCTGATTTAGAGTCTCTCGGGGACGCCTATGACCAGAATGTCGAATTTTTCTACAAGACCACTATTATAAATATTGATAACCACCCAGACAATGAAGAATACGGACAGATAAATTTCATCGACCTCAACTCTCTATCCTTGACTGAGGCCAGCTTCCATCTTTTCAAGGCATACCAAGAAAAAAATATCGATGAGGATATCGCTACCTGCCTATTAGCTGGAATAATTGCAAAAACCAAGAACTTCAAGACGCCTAACTTGACCCCGCGCATCCTTCTCAACAGTTCTGATCTGATCAATCTCGGCGCGCGCCGCGAGGAAATAACTGATCGCCTATACCGGTCAAAAGGCCTCAACGTCCTAAAACTTTGGGGGCGAGCCCTAGAAACATTGCAAGCCGAGGCCGGTAACCACTTGATTTGGTCAATTCTAAATAAGGAAAATCTGCCCCCCAACTATAACCCAGAAAATGACTTAAATGATATCATTGATGAGCTGATCATCAACATTCCAGAGGCTAAGATCATTATTGCCTTTTACCCTGGCGATAATGATAATGAGAGCCGCGCCCTCGTCTACTCCGTTAAAAACATCGACCTTAAAGAAATATTCAAAAACTACGAGCCAGAAGGAAGGATAAAATCCGTCAAAATAAAGATAAACCACGAGCTTACCAAAGCCAGCGAAGAGATAACAGAGTTAGCCAAAAAAGCGCTTGTCAAAATAGTTTAG
- a CDS encoding Hsp20/alpha crystallin family protein: MIKIFKNPKIKNEEKNNRNSFLEEIAQDQDDWSQEDQIEGQLAIDVYQTKHKIIIKSTIAGVKPEDLKISLHHDLLSIKGHRHLDENIDENDYLFKECYWGNFSRAIILPSEVDPGRIDAVLENGILTISLEKIKTEPVQIAVQEEESE, encoded by the coding sequence ATGATTAAAATATTCAAAAACCCTAAGATAAAGAATGAAGAAAAAAATAACCGTAACAGTTTTTTGGAAGAAATCGCTCAAGATCAAGATGATTGGAGCCAAGAAGATCAAATTGAAGGACAATTAGCTATTGATGTTTATCAGACCAAACATAAAATTATCATTAAATCGACTATTGCTGGCGTCAAACCGGAAGATTTAAAGATATCGCTCCATCACGATCTCTTAAGCATCAAAGGACATCGTCACCTCGATGAAAACATCGATGAGAACGACTATCTATTTAAAGAGTGCTATTGGGGTAATTTTTCCCGAGCGATTATCTTACCGTCTGAAGTCGACCCCGGCCGCATCGATGCCGTTCTGGAAAACGGCATCCTAACTATTAGTTTAGAAAAAATCAAAACCGAACCGGTACAGATTGCTGTCCAGGAAGAAGAATCCGAATAA